One stretch of Lytechinus variegatus isolate NC3 chromosome 17, Lvar_3.0, whole genome shotgun sequence DNA includes these proteins:
- the LOC121430487 gene encoding uncharacterized protein LOC121430487 — translation MSPSFKLKIFSWRQLSQYIMVIVFHVKMIGTLNLLHLSCMFVQVSLLGQGFAVSNCTGDRQNKQVKDIDYLGCYETGCLNMEYNISYPENSGTTPKSCSSRCGEIGYLLAFVYKGSRCSCSCNDTGLDEKVDDYRCGLPCQQGDEQFCGGINFSVVYQVKFSTLNTSNLTGEKTTDEPGGSSRGYVTLVTLLVFFFFIICGLVITVAFFHRRLQKWHPPNIISEYSRRITLRRRAPYPTIDRHRALANEDERDPRRNAEMPSSTPTLPRRDRLGDALRHPIEDINPYSYGHGADHNTYQVPQYATLERNVSVPPGFDDDDYGITKPNAGLTMISPQAYGNGEDGYLVPAKNVRVISSPAYDYLNR, via the exons GAGCCCATCTTTCAAACTTAAAATTTTCAGCTGGAGACAACTTTCCCAGTACATTATGGTGATTGTATTCCATGTCAAAATGATTGGAACACTAAACTTACTTCACTTATCATGCATGTTTGTGCAAGTCTCTCTATTGGGTCAAGGTTTCGCAGTCTCCAACTGTACAGGAGatagacaaaacaaacaagTGAAGG ATATTGATTACCTTGGTTGCTATGAAACTGGATGCTTGAACATGGAGTACAACATTAGCTATCCAGAAAACAGTGGGACCACGCCCAAATCGTGCTCATCCAGATGCGGAGAAATCGGGTACCTTCTGGCCTTCGTCTATAAAGGATCTAGATGTTCCTGTTCCTGCAATGATACAGGCCTAGATGAAAAGGTCGATGATTATAGATGCGGGTTACCCTGCCAGCAGGGTGACGAGCAATTTTGTGGTGGGATAAACTTCAGTGTTGTGTACCAAG TAAAATTCTCAACACTGAACACTTCAAACTTGACCGGTGAAAAAACGACTGATG AACCCGGTGGTTCTTCCAGGGGCTACGTCACTCTTGTGACACTTctcgttttcttctttttcatcataTGCGGTTTGGTAATCACGGTGGCCTTCTTTCATCGACGCTTGCAGAAGTGGCATCCGCCCAATATCATAAGTGAATACAGCAGAAGGATCACCCTTAGGAGGAGAGCACCTTACCCCACCATAGATCGCCATCGTGCCTTGGCGAACGAGGATGAGCGTGACCCTCGCCGCAATGCAGAGATGCCGTCCTCTACACCTACCCTTCCGAGGCGCGATCGCCTCGGAGACGCACTGCGTCATCCAATCGAAGACATCAACCCATACTCATATGGACACGGCGCGGATCACAATACTTATCAGGTACCGCAATATGCTACTCTCGAACGTAACGTCAGTGTGCCACCGGGCTTCGATGACGATGATTACGGCATCACAAAACCAAACGCTGGATTGACTATGATAAGCCCTCAAGCATATGGTAATGGAGAAGACGGCTATCTCGTGCCGGCAAAAAATGTGAGGGTAATCAGCTCTCCTGCGTATGATTATTTAAACCGTtag
- the LOC121430476 gene encoding uncharacterized protein LOC121430476, with amino-acid sequence MAMDTFRMANRVYWIIALRLLLAAVNGDDNTSSTVSAERSAEDGNYMGCYYQTCLDPLYHPILSEMTPESCTAACKQLGYRVAAVYNRTECSCSCELQKVCHSEKLEDNYCGLPCRGDALKLCGGYLRASVYHVFAGTLGDMCSPQKQEKPGLQIIISVPMVPVASIVIIIGCMVHRRHRHRRLGRQPTTYPPEADVVKEAPSDTSDTNSVLDKLTQDPVSHVYAEADQCHFSTQAKRNKFPRNPDPGQEGIEIMDAVQDNKGYRGYVDMHSKGSRSRGEETVRDSMTDADGYVIQDGPGIRDVPYEAVASQTTK; translated from the exons ATGGCAATGGATACATTTCGTATGGCAAACAGAGTGTACTGGATCATTGCACTTCGTTTACTCCTAGCGGCTGTGAATGGTGACGACAACACATCGAGCACTGTATCGGCAGAAAGAAGCGCAGAAg atggtAACTATATGGGTTGTTACTATCAAACTTGCTTAGACCCGCTCTATCACCCAATTCTCTCGGAAATGACCCCGGAGTCGTGCACAGCCGCATGCAAACAACTTGGCTACAGGGTAGCTGCGGTGTATAACAGAACAGAGTGCTCTTGCTCTTGTGAGCTGCAGAAGGTGTGTCATAGTGAGAAGCTGGAAGACAATTATTGTGGTCTACCATGCAGAGGTGATGCCTTGAAATTATGTGGAGGTTATTTACGAGCGTCTGTATATCATG TCTTTGCTGGCACCTTGGGCGACATGTGTAGCCCACAAAAACAGGAAAAACCCG GTCTTCAAATTATCATCAGTGTTCCGATGGTTCCCGTCGCAAGTATTGTCATAATCATAGGGTGCATGGTACATCGAAGACATCGACATCGCCGACTAGGAAGACAACCCACAACATATCCACCAGAAGCAGATGTGGTTAAAGAAGCTCCTTCCGATACCAGCGACACGAATAGTGTGTTGGACAAGCTAACGCAAGATCCCGTTTCGCATGTCTATGCAGAAGCTGACCAATGTCATTTCTCGACTCAAGCAAAACGGAACAAGTTCCCGAGAAATCCCGATCCGGGTCAGGAAGGTATTGAGATCATGGATGCTGTTCAAGACAATAAAGGGTATCGTGGATATGTCGACATGCATTCTAAAGGGAGTCGGTCTAGAGGAGAAGAAACGGTTAGAGATAGCATGACTGATGCAGATGGGTACGTTATCCAAGACGGACCTGGAATACGAGATGTACCTTATGAGGCAGTGGCGTCTCAAACTACAAAGTAG